Within the Bacillota bacterium genome, the region GCAATGATGAGTGGGACCGAGGTCACCTGGCACAATTTCGAACCCTCCAACGACAACTTGGTGACCAATCGATCCCTAGCCGCGGCCTTCACCGGCAATTTGCAGGCTCTTGGAGTAACGGACATCATTGCCTCCGCGGACGGCAAGGGTTCCACGGACATGGGCAATGTCAGCCACGTGGCTCCCGCAATTCATCCCTACATTAGTCTTGGCATCGATGGTTTGGTGGGGCACACTCCAGAATTTGCTGCCGCCTGTGCCAGTCCCAATGGGAGGGCGACGATGCTCTTGGCGGCTAAGGCCTTGGCGATGACCGCTATCGACTTTCTCTGCAATCCTTCGCTCCAACAAAGGGTGCGAGAGGAATTCCAGGGGTGGACTCGCTAAGGGATTGGGGATTTTCGGTCTAGAGGGGAGGAGTTCTCGCTGCAGGCACGGGATCGTTTGTTAGCGTTACGGGAGCTGTATCTCCGTCAGTTGGCGCTTTACCAAGAAATGTTGGAGTCCAGTGAAGGGAATCGCCACCAGATTGACAACGGTGAGATTGAGGAGTTGCTGATTGCCCTGGAGGGCCACCGCCAGCTGATGGAAGCAGCAGAAACAATTCAACGGCAAATCGATGAGCTGCGGGACCAATTGTGTGCAGAATTGGGGATGGCACAGTTCTCCGCCTCGGAATTAAGACGAGTGAGTATTGCCCATCGGCAGTTGGCTGCTCCGGTAACGGAGCTGCTGGAGGTTTTCGATCAATTGGCAGCGGTGTTGGCTCAGGCCCTGGAGGTTAATCAACGGGATACCAATCAGCTTCGGTTGCGGGCCAGTCGGACGGCCCGATCCATGGGCAAGGTCCGCCGGGGAAGAAGGGTCTCTAAGGCCTATGAAGCCAAGGCCTATGTTCCCGGCAGTCATTTCCTGGACAAGAAGCGCTGATGGGCGCAGTGGAGAGCACCTGAAAGTAGCGGTGGTTGCTGAGGTGAGGTCATGAGCGTGGACTATGAGAAAATGCCAGCAGGTAGGGCTTGGGTAATCGATGGAGAGTTTGGCTGGAAGCCGCCCAGTTCTCCTGAGGAAGATTATCCAGTGCTAATCATCGGTGGTCACGTCCAGGTACTGGTGAACGGCGAGGTGAAAAGCGGGAGATATCAAATGGCACAGGGCGATGTGGTTCAGGTCCAGGCCGAGGAAAGCAAGCCCGTGAGTATGGTGGAGGTAGAAGTGTCTCCCGATGAACTTAGTGCCTATGTGCAGGTGACCCTAAGTGCCGGGAAAAGGTATCGCCTCCGGGATGTTCCCCCCGCCGCCGTTGTGGAATTAGTGGGCCAAGGAGCAGAAGAATTGCCACCGGAGCCAGTGACCCAGGATCGGGTTACCCAGGCCTTGAAGGATGCAGGGGTGGTCTTCGGAATTGATCCTGAGGCCCTGCAGGCTGTGGTGGCCCAGCCCGGTCAGCGCCGTTTGGTGGCCCAGGGCATTCCGCCCCAGGAGCCCCAGGATCCCTACATCGAGATTTTGTTTGAGGAAGTGGAAAGGGCAGCCTATGATGAGGATGCCCTGCGTATAGACCTCCTGGATCGCCACAGGATCTCCTGGGTGGAACCAGACACTTTGTTAGCCCGTCTCATCCCGGCAACGTCGGGTCGTGTGGGGCGCAGTGTCCTTGGTCGGGAGGTTCAGCCACGACGGCACCCGAAGAAATTGGCTCTCAGGGCAGGAAGCGGTGCTTACCTTTCCGAGGATGGTCTGGAGGTAAGGGCAGAAGTCAGCGGCCGCCCCGTGGCGGAGGGAAACGTGGTTCGGGTGATGCCCATCTTTGACCATCCCGGTGATGCCGATGTCAGTACTGGACATATTAAGTTTGAAGGGGATATTCACATCCAGGGTCAAGTGCGGGAAGGAATTCAGGTCACCGCCGGGGGAGCCCTTGAGGTGCGGGGCTTGGTCTCCAATGCCAAGTTGACGGCTAATCTCGACAGCACCCTTCACAGCTTGTTGATCGGCTCTGAAGTGCGGGTGGGCGGTCGCATGTCGGAGATTGCCGCCCTGCTGCCCTTTGTTAACGAGGTTTCCGGGTATCTGGAGGAGTTTATGAAGGCTCTCTGGCAGCTGG harbors:
- a CDS encoding M20 family metallopeptidase, producing VTQVGSSSYALDALEFVFTGRAAHAASSPEKGINALDGAIFLFNGINALREHLPDDVRIHGIISEGGVAPNVVPERAAARFYFRSARRRILDEILVKVKRIAQGAAMMSGTEVTWHNFEPSNDNLVTNRSLAAAFTGNLQALGVTDIIASADGKGSTDMGNVSHVAPAIHPYISLGIDGLVGHTPEFAAACASPNGRATMLLAAKALAMTAIDFLCNPSLQQRVREEFQGWTR
- a CDS encoding DUF342 domain-containing protein, with the translated sequence MSVDYEKMPAGRAWVIDGEFGWKPPSSPEEDYPVLIIGGHVQVLVNGEVKSGRYQMAQGDVVQVQAEESKPVSMVEVEVSPDELSAYVQVTLSAGKRYRLRDVPPAAVVELVGQGAEELPPEPVTQDRVTQALKDAGVVFGIDPEALQAVVAQPGQRRLVAQGIPPQEPQDPYIEILFEEVERAAYDEDALRIDLLDRHRISWVEPDTLLARLIPATSGRVGRSVLGREVQPRRHPKKLALRAGSGAYLSEDGLEVRAEVSGRPVAEGNVVRVMPIFDHPGDADVSTGHIKFEGDIHIQGQVREGIQVTAGGALEVRGLVSNAKLTANLDSTLHSLLIGSEVRVGGRMSEIAALLPFVNEVSGYLEEFMKALWQLDNSAAVKESFAKGLPYGLLVKQLLESRFNGLLKLVPEIPRRLMPLSDIAGINTNVGFELVQILQGTGPLHIRSSAEVNGKYQRWRELEQEVAGYSTEPHHLTVKGIENSRVWVSGNLIITGFGSYNSKIEAGGDVIASRGVMRGGQISSAQGSVEFKELGSKSGVTTVISVGGKGQVKALVVHPGVILSIGGERRIIREFTRNLRARLDSEGQLQVLIGRVG